Within the Cryptococcus neoformans var. neoformans B-3501A chromosome 1, whole genome shotgun sequence genome, the region TTTCgaaaaaataaaataaagCAATAAAAATAGATAGAAGCGTCGCGACGCGTCCTTGATGTCTTCAATCACAAtaatctctttctcttttaATAAACCtatcttttctttcttacAGCCCCGCTATTGGGATTCCAGTCTCAAATATTGACGCTCTTAACACATTTACCGACAGTTACTCAGCAATccaaagagaaaagaatgtCTGTTCCCCGACCAAGTCGATCCCCTCCTCCAGGCCCGAGCACACCCAATCTATCTTCCACTCACAATTCTACGAGTAACAGCGCTAGAGGGATTGAAGCTACCAAGGGGACCAGTTTATGGAATGAGATTCTGGCTAGTACCGATAGGCAGAAAGCgctggggaggaagaatgtcATCTTACTCTGTAAGTCTGCTCTTTATTTTGTCTCTGGTAGAGGAGCAAAATGCTAATTGGCCCGTGTTTCCATATCGGTCTGACCTAATGTCGAGAAGCCGAACGCAATCATGGTCGAacccacctcctctcccaatTGACCTCCtccaggaagaagaaatcaGCTAAACCAAATTCCGTCTTTTACTGGAACGGACAACCTAAATCTACCTCTCAGCCTGGAGACAGACGGGCTGGTCTGGCATTGGGGTACGAAGTAATTGATGCAGGAGAAGAGTACTCAGACTCCGCACCCCCGATTTCGGTGTTTTACCCGCCGTCTTCACATCCTAGTCTGCTTAAGCTGGTGCCTAGTGCCTTACCGCCAAAATCACTGGCTGTAAGTGCATTTCGTCTCGCTTTTATCGAAGACTTATGTGGAATCATAGGATACGGCGGTGATGATAGTGCTCGACTGGACAAAGCCTTCATCTATGGTATGTCTAGCGACACAtctatctcttcttctcgccctAACTTCCGATGTAGCTACAAGAACTTCTAAATTGGCTGTCGTGGGTTGAGGCGTGGGCATTGGGATCGGctgaaaaaggagagattgaagaactGCATGAACGATGTGTGTGCTCTCTTGAATCAAATGGATTTGTCTGACCATTATAATTAGTACAATCATACCTGCAGCATTACACTGAGCCTTCGGCGACAAACACGGGCGTAACAGCTTATTCTGGTCTTGGTCCTCTTTTGCCCCTTGGAGCTGGCACTTTGACTCTCAACTCGTACTCTTCATTGGTTAAATGCTGGGGTTTTGATTGGCTGACTTATGACTTAGTTCCGGTATACCGATCATTGTTGTCTGCACCAAGGCGGATTTGATGGACAATGTAGCCGAAGAAATTGGGATCAAAGGTGGCcgatgggaagaaaggacTGATTGGGTTCAGCAAGTTCTGCGAACTATCTGTCTTTCCTGTAAGTTATCGAACTTCCATCCAAGTTTTACGTATATGCTGAGTGTAAGCCAGACGGCGCGGCCCTTTTTTACACTGCTCCGACTCGGCCAACAACTTATTCTCTTCTCAAGTCATACCTACTTCACCGTCTCTACACcgttcctccttctctcagcCCCGCTCCTACTTCTCTCACTGACCCTTCGCATATCGCTCCATCTCCAGCTCAAGGAGTAAGCACAAGATACCCTTTTGCGCACCGTGCCAACGTGTTGGATCGAGATGCGGTTATGGTCCCTTCTGGATGGGACAGTTGGGGTAAAATTAACGTCTTAAGGGAAGGGTTCGAACCTGAGAGGATTCATAAAGCTTGGACCGTCAGTTTGCGGTACCACgagcaaaaggaaatggGAAGTTGCGGAGCAGACCACGGAGGAGAcaatggagaagaaggcttggaCGGCATatggatggggatgatTCCTGATACATCTCGCGGCCCTCGACTTCCCGGTCCATCAGCGCTTTCCATCCAGTCTGAACCCGAACAGACCTTCCTTGCGCGCCACCTTGAAGTCCTCCTCAAAGACCCCAACCGGGATCCCCGTCAATCCTTCCGTTTGCCCTCTACCAGGAACGGACTATCTACTCCCGGTCCCGGCAGCAACTCTTCTGCTGCTAGCACTACAGCTGGTCTGGCCACGCCCGGTGTGGTGGGACCAATGATTGGTGATTCTCTGAGCTTGCCGGGCGTGGAAAAGGTcatgaaggaaatggagggtgggaaagagaaagaaggagaggagttGAAAGAAAAGTTTGCGAggctgggaagaagagagggtaAGAGTTCGGGGTCAGGTTCCGGGGCCGCGGCTGGTGCAGATGGAGCGATAGGAGGGGAAAGAGTGAGAAATACTTCTGGGGGAACCCCTGCGATGCCGAATGAGGCTTTACATAATTTCGTGCGTCGCATCTCCCACTTGTGCTGAGTATCTAAAGCTAATGCGTAGACAAATCAGTTCCAAGGATTGCTGGCCAATCGAGGGAAGGCGGCAACGCCGGTCAAAACGCAGAGTTCGGGAGAGAACAAGTAGAGATCAAGGAGGCCTCCAGCGGCTGATATGGAAACGCCTACcagaagggaaaggggaatATTGTAGATACGATATGGTGGGAAGGTCTGGCGAGCATGAACGATAATTCTCCTTATTCTAAGTAAAGGGTTTTTCGGTGTGAATGTATCATCAATAGCAAAGTAACGGACTGTGATCGAAAGTAGTGTTGGTTAAGGCGAACAAGCAATTAGCTGTGTTAATTAATAATGAGGATATGTGATTCCTGCTGCATTTTCCTTGAAAAAACTGTAACATATAAGTAAGTGTGCCATACATATTATAATTATATTAGGCCTCCCTCCCTATAATGGGTGCAATCTACAAATAGTACAATCAAGTACTGGGTCCCTCAGCTTAAGCTTTCTGATATTAGTTGATGACTGATGAATGATTGATGATAAGAACGAAGCGTATTATGGTGGCCCATTGACGAAAAGGGGTGAATTTCAATTTTCGCCTTGAGTAATAattatatatatgtatgtaaAGCAGTTGATGATATCCAGCTTCCAAAATTTTCAGGAGTTTATATATGATGAAATATGAAATACAATTATCTCTTGGCGCGTATCAGATGATTAGTAGATAGCCGAAGGAAGTGAGTGTATCAAAACGAACGTAAAATGTTGACGCCTTCCGTCGTTCGTCACGTCGTTAGGTGCGTGCGTGTGCGTGCACTGGACGGACATAATGTATATTTGCTTCTATAACAATTCATCTGTGACTTGCTCAAAACATACACTAAAACATACGGAAGCTAGAAATAGGTGACAAAGGATTATGTATCAATGCCCACAGTGAcagacaacaacaactacCGGATGCTATTATTATTGCTGCTTCATGGGATCCTTATGGGGAGATCTCATAAAAAAAGTGAGCCCAGTCCAAATGATACAAGTACTTGGAGCTTGTCTTGAGATTTCCGATGGGAATGGAAATGTAAGAGTCATCACCAGTACCACTGGGGTTCCACACCACCACACTACAATCAATCTTCATCAGCACACTAACAAATATTGCTGTTGTAAGTGCATATACTTACTTGTCAGCCCCATCCATTGTGCTGAGAGTGTAATATTGATTTGCTTTCAAGGAAGCATCAGGGGCATCAGATGTTCTGATGAGCACAGGTGTACCGTCAATCTTGCTCATCCAGGTGGCTGTGGAGTTCTGTAAGCTCATTGAACCAATTtcgaatgaagatgagagagatAAGGTCAATTTACCCCAGGTGGTGTCGTCAGATGGGATACTTTCGACGACCGCATACTGTCCGGTCAAGTAAGTCAGGCCCCACATTCCGGCGGTCTCGACAGCGGTGACGTTGCTGTAGTCATTGGTGATGAGTTCACCACTGTCGACTCCAGGCCCACCCATGGCTATGATTGCACGATTGAAACCACCACCAAACCTACATTCGTCCTTCAGccttttttctccaccACTCTATCTTCGATTAACCTACCAAGCAGTCCCGTTATTATCCGCGATGTTTCCAATCGCGTCGGTATAGTTGACGgtcgtggtggtggaagcCAGCGTTAAGTCATATGTCGTGAAATTAGCGGAAGCTCCATCATACAGCACATCTCCTTCGTCAAGCATGAGGATATTTGATACGGGCCACATGTGATTGCATTTTGAGATGGCACACAAAGCTGTGACAAGCCAATCGGCACCGGAGTGAAGCTGAAGATCGGTACATTTGGCAACGCCGTCTTcaccaagaagaggacCGGAAGtagcagaggaagacgcAGCAGAGCTGGAAACGGAAGAAGCCGTTATCGTGGCAGAATCGGGCGCCGGAACAGCCATTGCTGAATCGCCCGTGAGTCACTGGCACTCACCCGTAAATCTTGAAGAAAGTGCAACTCACCCAACAATGGGATTCCTATAATCACAGCAAGCTGAATCTTTTTGACCATCTTGAAACACTCGTAGCACTATATaaaagcttcttccttgggaGTTCAATGCCTTAATAATTCGTGATTCAGCACACACTGTCGTCCGTATCACTGTTGTTTCCTGGCAGCAGCTGGGATAAAGAACTGTTACCTACTAGCTTTATCTATCCTGGACAGCAGCGCCAGAGACGCTCGCTGTATGCGATATGTTTGAATGTATCCCCCTTTCAGCCGAGCATAAAAGGTGTTGAACAGCAATTTAGGGGTATTTTGCCAAGCGGCCGTAGTCTGCTGTTCCTTTATAAGTTTGTGAAACGCGTTGGGCTTTGGATaacaggaagaagggttaAAGAACTTCCTTTATTATCACATACACCATGATATCAATGACCCAATAATGCGCTGCTTTAATCCCTCTCATATGAGAATGCTTATGCGGTTGAAATTATAATTACGCTTGAAGATATAGCGGACGATAACCCTTTCACGTATGAATGGCTCTCATTACTTACTCGTAAATGCATAATGTCGAATCTCTCCAACTACGCATCatcactctcttcctcgctgctgctctcttcttccccactCTCACTGTCCATACTCTCCAAAACGTCCACATAACCTTTGCCCTTTGCCCAACTTTCCCTCCATctcgccttttcctcttccccctccttgcctttcttACCAACCCCTTCACCTTGCGAGCTGCTCATCTCCCTCCATTCCACAAGCTCGTCTTCACCAACCAAATCTGTCTCATACATTGCACGAAGAATGATACCAAACCAAGGAATGTAAGCAAAAGGGACGGTAGAGACGCAGTACTGTTGAGcgtcaaggatgaggagcGTAGGGTCCGATGTAAGGTTAGCCATTAGAGGGCCCCATCGTGAGAAGATCTTGAcagcagaagagaggatggaggtaGCGGGGCCGCGTACATCGATCTTCGACACAAAAAACTTGAcgacttcttctcgagcaCGTTCAAGACCGGCGTTGTAACCCATGACCAATGTACGTAACTCGAGCAAGGCATTTTCGATCTTGTGATCCTCCTCGTAAGCTCGTTGAAGGGAAGCGGCGGCTTCACTATAGAACGCCTTGTCCGGCCCGGCATCGAGTGAAAGGGAGGGAATGTCAGGGAGAGACGTAGAAGATGCGTCTGAGAGAGGAGACGAGGgggcagaagaggatgcgGCAGAAAGAGTGGAAATGGACGTGCTCGGGGAAGAAAGGTTGGACAGGCGGCGGCCGAGTTGCAAGAGCTTTTTGTTTCGAGGATGCTCGTAAGGAtcttcaccctcatcctcggAATCCGAAGGAggttcctcctcctcattgGGCCAGAGGTAGCCAATAGAGTCTTCACCGAGGAATGAAAgaatctcctctttctcgaACTCGtccctttcctcatcagaaTCCCAATCGTCACCTCTGTAAGGCTGCCTTCCAATTCTTGAGAAGTCCGGAACAACTACCCCCTTGCCAAGCCTAACACCGTTTCCGAGCAATACGCCCTTGCCAATCTTGCAACCGTGTCCGATGACGACACCTTCGCCAATCATACACTCCTCCACTACACATCCTTCCCCGATCTTGACATCGTCGAAAACATAGCTCTTCCTGATTATACTTCCTGCCCCAATTTTACAGTCTGCTCCCAGAGTCGATTGACGGACAAGTGTGTTGTGGGCGAGGGCCGATCTAGGACCAATAAGAAGAGGACCACTCAATGTCGTTGTTCGGGAAAGAACGACTGATTCCTTGGCAATATACACATTTCCAGCTCTCAATTCATATTGCGAGCCTCCCGGTTCGTTCAAATCAGGAGCGAGCGGGAATGCCCATCTCCTTAAAACATCCCTAGTGACTTCACCAAAGGTTCTTGTATCTCGTACACTCTCCACGTATCTGCCGCCACCAGCTCGAGCATCCAgactttcctcctcttggCCTACAACATGAACAGCAATCTTCTTACCGAGAAGCTCGGATGTAAGGACACCATTGACAAAATGTCGTCGGAGGTCATGGTAGTCAAAGTTTTCAGTACAAAGAGCAGGTACATCGGCCTCGCAAATGTCAACACCAAGGTCGCGGTATCCCCCTTGGTTGGACGATGACGGCGAAGTACCAGACCATATTTCATAAGTGTCGATGGTAGCTGGGAATGGatcgaggaagagagatgaggggAAGCTGATACGTGGTTGAGTAGGTGAAAGTGGGTGGGGAGCATAGTGCAATAatctggaagaaggtgggTGGACGAGCATGATGGGTGACTCGGGGTGAGGACGACCGCCACGACTGACGCCCATGGTCATGATAAAGTTTTTGTCGACGTCACGGCGCTTCCTGTGGGCATCTATAATTTTGGAGAGGTCGTAGTTGGAGATAAGAGGAGAATGTACGAGGATAAATGGATTATCAGGATTCAAGACCTACTCCAATTAGCACTTTGGAAGTGGAAAATAACAATAATACACAGACGACTTACGTGCATGTCATCCAGCTCACGCAAAGCATCACCTGCTGATCGAGCTGTTTGAGAAGACAAGCAATGAATGTCCAGCATCGCTCTATAAGGCGAAGACTCGACAAAAGTCCTAATCTTATCCGCATGCACACCACAGAAGATGAACACTTGTTTGACCTTACTCAAACTCAAGCTCTCCAAAGTCCAAGCCAAAAGTGGTGTTGAACATAACGGCAAAAGAACTCGAGGTTGGTCTGTACAAAGAACCTCAAAGCGACGGTTGTAGGAGTCTGCGAGGACTACGGCTTGTAGAGGGGCTTCGTCCACATTGTCCGCCTTCTGTAAAAACAAGATGTCAGTGGTGTTCATGGCTGTGAAAATGACTAACCTGTTTTGGTTCGTTCTTTTGTTGGTGCTTTTTAGGTGGCATGTTACCGGCGGATATGTGTAGCAAAGTCGAAAGAGATACTCGAGACGTTCATCATTGTTCATAGCCAAAAGTCGCTAGAAAAGAATTAATATCAGGCTCATATTACGTAACGTCATATGTGCTTCGAGGCCTCCACATACCCGGTTACAGTCTACGTAGTAGTAGCGATTACTATAAGTACTAAATTCACCGTGACTCCTAGCTGCAAACGCTTACAAATTCATTGACTGCATCTCCACATTGTCGAATCGAATACCTCGCAATGCCACCTCGGCAGCATTACATTGTCAGTagcgatgacgatgacgatgaggattATCAGCCGTCTGATCCCGAAGTTGCACTGCTCGATCTCCTTCATGATGGATATGAGCTCTACGAAGAAGATTACAACGAAGATGACAccgacgatgaagatgaggaggacgatgatggtTTAATGGTCGACGAGAATGGAAACATCATTCGAGATGATGGCAATGACTTTGATGACGACCAGGAGATGTCTGATGACACCGAGTCTCGGGCCTTTGCCGATCTCCTCGAATTTGCCCAAGCGGTGGACGACGGTGAATCACCTCTCGCCTTTCTGTCGGGTAGGGTATCAGGTTCATTTCCCAGCATTTTACATCGACTGGCAATGAGGAGTGATTCCCGATTTAGAAACAATGATTGGGCTTCAAAagtcaagaagaaacagaCGGTGGCGGATCCGAAGGGGACGGAGCTATTGAGGAGCGGGGAATTTGGAAGGGTCGGAAACTGGCAAGCACCTGGTAAGGCTGGGAGACAAAGGTTGAGACGGTGGCAAAGGGCAGTCAAGGGTTGGAAACCCCCGAGATCAACAGTGATTCATATCAAAATGCCGGACAAGTTTGAGAGACTGACTATGACTTACCGTTGATCAGACAAGCCAGCACCTCGTACCCAACGAGCCTGGAACAGTTGTTGCGTACTATCCCTCCGTACCTTACGTCGGTCAGTTTGCTGGGGAAGATTACTCCATCTTCTGTAGGTCATCCTTGCAGATAGTGAATGGCCGTTCTCTGACTTGTGTCATTAGACACGGCGACCCAATACTTCACTTTACATCTTTATTCTACGACGCAATActtgaagagcaaggataACATCCATCAACGTCGTACTGCTCGCCCTTCTGATTCAACCCGACTCACACTCACACCATCCACGCCTCCCGCTCAGGGTAATCAGGTAATCGAGGACGAAGATCAAGGCGGACAGGAAGATGATtgggaagacgaggatgactATGTCTCTCGACCTTCTGTCATAGAGGATTCTAGTATGAAGCGCATCAAAAGAGTGCAAGGCgtagaaggaagatggacaaTCACTGACTGTGATGCCGAtaagaagggagagaagtgAGTTTGTTAGATATTGACTTTCAAGACTAACTTCCTGTAGGATGATTTATTCCTCGATCACTCCTTACGTCCATATGCTCTATACAGATGAGTTCGATCAAGAACATGTTGAGCTTGATTTTTCCGACCCTCGGGAACGGGGAAATTACTACAGGTCTGGAGTACGTTTGGACCAGCTCCTGAAACATAGACACTTCCCGCTCATCTCATTTGTTTGTAGATCTGGAGTATCAGATTCTCTGCAGATGGTAAAGAGATTGTAGCAGGAGCATCTGACGGAAAGATCATGGTTTATGATATTAACGCCCAACGACGATCGTTGAGTGTTTCTGGTCATGCCGAGGATGGCAAGTTTCCCCCCCTGCTCCTCCATCTTAATCACCTTGCTAACCCATTGTCTATGCAGTTAACGCCGTCTGCTTCGCAGACCATTCATCCACCAACATCCTTATCTCTGGTTCCGATGATGGATATATTAAGGTCTGGGATAGACGATCTCTCTCTTCGCACGTACCTTCCGGTGTCCTCGTCGGCGCTACTGAAG harbors:
- a CDS encoding hypothetical protein (HMMPfam hit to DLIC, Dynein light intermediate chain (DLIC), score: -39.7, E(): 1.4e-12); this encodes MSVPRPSRSPPPGPSTPNLSSTHNSTSNSARGIEATKGTSLWNEILASTDRQKALGRKNVILLSERNHGRTHLLSQLTSSRKKKSAKPNSVFYWNGQPKSTSQPGDRRAGLALGYEVIDAGEEYSDSAPPISVFYPPSSHPSLLKLVPSALPPKSLADTAVMIVLDWTKPSSMLQELLNWLSWVEAWALGSAEKGEIEELHERLQSYLQHYTEPSATNTGVTAYSGLGPLLPLGAGTLTLNSSGIPIIVVCTKADLMDNVAEEIGIKGGRWEERTDWVQQVLRTICLSYGAALFYTAPTRPTTYSLLKSYLLHRLYTVPPSLSPAPTSLTDPSHIAPSPAQGVSTRYPFAHRANVLDRDAVMVPSGWDSWGKINVLREGFEPERIHKAWTVSLRYHEQKEMGSCGADHGGDNGEEGLDGIWMGMIPDTSRGPRLPGPSALSIQSEPEQTFLARHLEVLLKDPNRDPRQSFRLPSTRNGLSTPGPGSNSSAASTTAGLATPGVVGPMIGDSLSLPGVEKVMKEMEGGKEKEGEELKEKFARLGRREGKSSGSGSGAAAGADGAIGGERVRNTSGGTPAMPNEALHNFFQGLLANRGKAATPVKTQSSGENK
- a CDS encoding hypothetical protein (HMMPfam hit to Hexapep, Bacterial transferase hexapeptide (three repeats), score: 45.2, E(): 1.8e-10) is translated as MPPKKHQQKNEPKQKADNVDEAPLQAVVLADSYNRRFEVLCTDQPRVLLPLCSTPLLAWTLESLSLSKVKQVFIFCGVHADKIRTFVESSPYRAMLDIHCLSSQTARSAGDALRELDDMHVLNPDNPFILVHSPLISNYDLSKIIDAHRKRRDVDKNFIMTMGVSRGGRPHPESPIMLVHPPSSRLLHYAPHPLSPTQPRISFPSSLFLDPFPATIDTYEIWSGTSPSSSNQGGYRDLGVDICEADVPALCTENFDYHDLRRHFVNGVLTSELLGKKIAVHVVGQEEESLDARAGGGRYVESVRDTRTFGEVTRDVLRRWAFPLAPDLNEPGGSQYELRAGNVYIAKESVVLSRTTTLSGPLLIGPRSALAHNTLVRQSTLGADCKIGAGSIIRKSYVFDDVKIGEGCVVEECMIGEGVVIGHGCKIGKGVLLGNGVRLGKGVVVPDFSRIGRQPYRGDDWDSDEERDEFEKEEILSFLGEDSIGYLWPNEEEEPPSDSEDEGEDPYEHPRNKKLLQLGRRLSNLSSPSTSISTLSAASSSAPSSPLSDASSTSLPDIPSLSLDAGPDKAFYSEAAASLQRAYEEDHKIENALLELRTLVMGYNAGLERAREEVVKFFVSKIDVRGPATSILSSAVKIFSRWGPLMANLTSDPTLLILDAQQYCVSTVPFAYIPWFGIILRAMYETDLVGEDELVEWREMSSSQGEGVGKKGKEGEEEKARWRESWAKGKGYVDVLESMDSESGEEESSSEEESDDA
- a CDS encoding hypothetical protein (HMMPfam hit to WD40, WD domain, G-beta repeat, score: 92.9, E(): 7.6e-25), which codes for MPPRQHYIVSSDDDDDEDYQPSDPEVALLDLLHDGYELYEEDYNEDDTDDEDEEDDDGLMVDENGNIIRDDGNDFDDDQEMSDDTESRAFADLLEFAQAVDDGESPLAFLSGRVSGSFPSILHRLAMRSDSRFRNNDWASKVKKKQTVADPKGTELLRSGEFGRVGNWQAPGKAGRQRLRRWQRAVKGWKPPRSTTSQHLVPNEPGTVVAYYPSVPYVGQFAGEDYSIFYTATQYFTLHLYSTTQYLKSKDNIHQRRTARPSDSTRLTLTPSTPPAQGNQVIEDEDQGGQEDDWEDEDDYVSRPSVIEDSSMKRIKRVQGVEGRWTITDCDADKKGEKMIYSSITPYVHMLYTDEFDQEHVELDFSDPRERGNYYRSGIWSIRFSADGKEIVAGASDGKIMVYDINAQRRSLSVSGHAEDVNAVCFADHSSTNILISGSDDGYIKVWDRRSLSSHVPSGVLVGATEGITYTSPKGDGRYIVANSKDQAARLYDLRKMRSYGDFVDEPNASQKYGAAGFDYRDMRYPRSEPRSHPQDCSVMTYSGHSVLRTLIRCHFSPIESTGQSYIYSGSADGMIHVWSLDGRVVQVLDRSASEGLYSSQGIYSDPSAPAHSTQSSRTNLFGSYSHAVRDVAWHGYEPTLMSTCWDMMGSMRRGGTVAKHEWKGLGKNGLAKLEDWEIRRKEENEGSRATN